TACTACTGATCAAGATTCTGCTTTTGCTTTTGGGCAAGCAGCTATGGTATTCTATGGTATATGGGGACTTCAAACTTGGAGGCAATTAAACCCCAAGATCAATGTAGGATACTTTATGGTTCCACCTCTTACAAAAGATAGAAAACCATATGCATATGTGTATATGGATGGTGCCTTTTCTTTAGTAAAGGGAGCTAAAAATAGAGATATGGCTTTAAAGGTTTTAGAATTTACAGCAACCCCAGATTTTGGAACTATTTTTTCTAACATCACATATAACATTCCAGCAGTTCTTGGAGCTAAAATACCTCAAGATCCTTTATTATTAGAGGTATTAGAAGTATCTAAGAAGCATGCTTCTCCATATGTATACTGGGTTGGATCTGTATTTGTAACTCAGAAGCCATCTCTATATGATGATATTTTAGCCCCAGGAATGCAAGCAATGTATGCGGGGAAAATAACTCCCGAAGAATTAGCCCAAAATGCTCAAAATGGTATTTCTCAATGGTATAAACCTTTAATGAAGAAAAGATAACAAAAAGCCCCCTCCTTTTGTGAGGGGGCTTTTATTAGGGGGATATAAAAATATGAAAATCAAATGGTATAACCTTTTATTATTTATTTCACCAGCCTTCATTCTTTATACTATTTTCGTAATTTATCCATTTATTTCAAGTATTTACCTAAGCTTTTTTAGTTGGGTTGGTGTTGGGGCAAAAAAATATGTAGGGCTTAAAAATTTTTATGATACGCTTTTTGGATCTTTTAAAGAGGAGTTTTTCAATGCTTTATGGCATAATATCTACTTTTTTATTGTAGTTTCTATTGTTGAGGTTTCTCTTGGTTTCATTGTTGCATTAGGTTTAGCAACTCAAATAAAGGGATATCATATATTTAGAAGTATTATATATATTCCTAATGTAATTTCTATGGTTCTTGTAGGATTTATATGGGGATTAATACTTAATCCTCAAATTGGATTAATCAATCAAATCTTGAAAGCAATTGGATTAGGACATTTTGCAAAAGCATGGCTTGGCGATCCAAATTTTGCTTTTAATACTATTATTGCAGTCAATATATGGAGACATTTAGGTTTCTACGTTTTAGTTATGTTAGCTGCTATAATAAATATTCAACCTGATTTTATTGAAGCAGCATATATTGATGGAGCAAATAACTGGAATGTAATTAAAAACATTATTATCCCACTAACTATACCTACAGCACAAACTTTAATACTCTTATTATTCATATGGTCCTTTAGTGTTTTTGAACTTATATA
Above is a window of Dictyoglomus sp. NZ13-RE01 DNA encoding:
- a CDS encoding ABC transporter permease — translated: MKIKWYNLLLFISPAFILYTIFVIYPFISSIYLSFFSWVGVGAKKYVGLKNFYDTLFGSFKEEFFNALWHNIYFFIVVSIVEVSLGFIVALGLATQIKGYHIFRSIIYIPNVISMVLVGFIWGLILNPQIGLINQILKAIGLGHFAKAWLGDPNFAFNTIIAVNIWRHLGFYVLVMLAAIINIQPDFIEAAYIDGANNWNVIKNIIIPLTIPTAQTLILLLFIWSFSVFELIYALEGVQAGPFRSTDVLGTLFYRTAFGGLGSARMDLGLGAAIVTLMFLIILPVSFLYIRLVERRR